A genomic segment from Candidatus Brocadia sinica JPN1 encodes:
- a CDS encoding RAMP superfamily CRISPR-associated protein: MSFDWYIKSNEQIRLLINIASLNKQIATKMHEIKDAAQDKKTQLNKEKKDLEKNAENKWNEAYKLTPYFSAYWKSLSSYYLAEDQPLADLVRDRYTNLQSGEGRVRIKQDIESQRLLDIFNFFKIPTVDISLLLPFSFFLQFTFTLVKPYLSKDEEGFYICENPVKKDKVFKVPTVPGSTWKGNMRWTAGRLLEMDGNVNMRFKKRIHISNLFGNENEAEKRYFDALMPEKKEAFEQVTRTLFNKEGLRKGRLNFYPTFFDQISLEVINPHDRKTKAGTVPIYIESVPAGASGTFSLLYVPFDLMGKRSEEVKQQVSEDINLVYNSLKEMMLTYGFSAKKSCGFGVTEKDINGIFEMSGNKDKKPTNPEPGQPTQTKKKKTYSSFSELPGYIQPTKQANSLTFSSFEKLKDIINQVKAEVMKNAG, translated from the coding sequence ATGAGCTTTGATTGGTATATAAAGAGTAATGAGCAGATTAGATTATTGATAAACATTGCAAGTCTAAACAAACAAATTGCAACAAAGATGCATGAAATAAAAGACGCAGCGCAGGATAAGAAAACTCAGTTAAACAAAGAGAAGAAAGATCTTGAAAAAAACGCGGAAAACAAATGGAATGAAGCTTATAAACTAACTCCCTATTTTAGCGCCTACTGGAAATCCTTATCTTCTTATTATTTAGCAGAAGACCAACCATTAGCCGATCTTGTAAGAGACAGATACACTAACTTGCAAAGTGGTGAAGGGAGAGTAAGGATAAAACAGGATATTGAAAGCCAAAGGCTTCTTGATATATTCAATTTTTTTAAGATACCAACGGTAGATATTTCCTTGCTTCTCCCGTTCTCCTTCTTCCTCCAATTCACCTTCACTCTTGTAAAACCCTATCTTTCCAAAGACGAAGAAGGGTTTTATATCTGCGAAAACCCTGTTAAAAAAGACAAAGTCTTCAAGGTTCCAACAGTACCCGGAAGTACCTGGAAGGGGAATATGCGATGGACAGCAGGCAGGTTATTAGAGATGGATGGAAATGTAAACATGAGATTTAAGAAAAGAATACATATATCAAATTTGTTTGGCAATGAGAACGAAGCAGAAAAGCGATACTTTGATGCGCTTATGCCAGAAAAAAAAGAGGCCTTTGAGCAAGTGACGAGAACCTTGTTTAACAAAGAAGGACTCAGAAAGGGACGTCTTAATTTTTATCCTACCTTTTTTGACCAGATAAGTCTTGAGGTTATTAATCCTCATGACCGAAAGACAAAGGCGGGCACAGTGCCCATATATATCGAAAGTGTGCCAGCAGGAGCATCTGGCACTTTTAGTCTGCTTTACGTACCTTTTGACTTAATGGGCAAGCGCTCAGAAGAAGTTAAGCAACAAGTGTCTGAAGATATAAACTTAGTCTATAATTCTTTAAAAGAAATGATGCTTACTTATGGTTTTTCTGCCAAAAAAAGCTGCGGTTTTGGGGTAACCGAGAAGGACATTAATGGTATATTTGAAATGTCAGGAAACAAAGATAAGAAACCAACAAATCCGGAACCAGGACAACCAACACAGACCAAGAAGAAAAAAACGTATTCTAGTTTTAGTGAGCTTCCTGGTTATATACAACCAACCAAACAAGCCAATAGTTTAACATTTTCTTCCTTTGAAAAATTGAAAGATATTATAAATCAGGTGAAAGCAGAGGTGATGAAAAATGCTGGGTAA
- a CDS encoding CRISPR-associated protein Csx11 yields MLGKLRTYRNQILFIELAGLLHDIGKLSKVFLEYRQTWQDDPHGYDNDPHDHSYLERYEVFKDLIPSEFKKKPDEIPSLGKGGCMCWEPDFTIEKAVHFHTKPGDMAINKMLNAADGIDAAIDRNNPLFSAEQKDTVFRSNVFGYEKERIVTFESQEDARQKLYSLLHSKLSTYFKDFDDEGRLGIIKDIKDAFQKGIADTTRPSNDTTLWEHSYAVASILKVLAVHNLLNDDEKSKIDNFKKVKFGILGIGWDGMRFISYGQKIGDIVGRKEVIENIKHEIKKIVEDKYPIGNEIYADDNGIYFIVPVNLKNNLNSIWNEIEKDIYKATAENSEGEIQPYLVYIDRLKGKEKTETELSENKSVYMNTLTQLCRVIKEMIEKISHRYDSNAEGFKESKDFLKYANGKTICPICRQRPVDDEAKKGAAKKTKVKKKLCKICIKRRNNKGRKIAGETIFIDEIVDENRRAALIVARFVLDDWLSGNMVRSLFITEANGLCKEVSNLGNVKQFENDENKIKKFLEEKKLLKFNYERIRADIDSLFEEKDKERAEHTVFLYDQRAKKGSLFRNIHETKENWRSLLEQAKNENDAIDIYNLLNAKTPTPSTIFDVWETTLEFVQDIPKDILRSLLPENKRLELTVELKEGENIDSWDKGTVEAEVVSTKEIIEILYKGQDTFEVVGEMYLHEFSENKWSNKQKPICIKIIDKESDSFGNLYEIKYCNAGDTTVPYRTITESPNLFMAIVPAKRAIEISDLIYQKYREHFGKVMGRLPFSIGNIFFGSKMPMFVVLDAGKRMIANFDNLADDKNKKAFYVNQTPEYTESNISFDLTSSLGKFCKTLTWQLPYKLGNCDKDYHHPYFIVGSGGKDLSTERFTFFKTIAGDVIHFTEIKEGDKLCVHPNYYDFEFLDSNTRRHDIHLKDGRRKSNVAAFKSKPFLLDELNQKIMRLWKEFMQGKQLKGITDTKLRNLQSLWLTKYQEWNVDIGNKRYEQWVNLVTSSIQKEFNELDNEQYNLLRETIGNGLFFDMLELYLGILKERIQTK; encoded by the coding sequence ATGCTGGGTAAGCTCAGGACGTATCGCAATCAAATCCTTTTCATTGAACTTGCAGGCTTATTGCACGATATTGGAAAACTCAGTAAGGTATTTCTTGAATACCGGCAGACATGGCAAGATGATCCTCATGGTTATGACAATGACCCTCATGACCACTCATACCTTGAAAGGTATGAGGTATTCAAAGATTTGATACCTTCCGAATTTAAAAAAAAGCCTGATGAAATTCCATCGTTAGGCAAAGGCGGATGTATGTGTTGGGAACCGGACTTTACCATAGAAAAAGCCGTTCATTTTCATACGAAACCCGGTGATATGGCAATTAATAAAATGCTCAACGCTGCTGATGGAATTGATGCTGCTATTGACCGCAATAATCCTCTTTTTAGCGCAGAACAAAAGGACACCGTATTCAGGTCAAATGTCTTTGGCTATGAAAAGGAACGGATAGTTACTTTCGAAAGCCAGGAGGATGCCAGACAAAAATTGTACAGTTTATTACATTCTAAACTTTCTACGTATTTCAAAGATTTTGATGATGAAGGCAGGTTGGGTATTATCAAAGACATAAAGGATGCCTTTCAAAAAGGGATTGCTGATACCACGAGACCTTCAAACGATACGACACTCTGGGAACACTCTTATGCCGTAGCTTCTATTTTGAAGGTATTGGCTGTTCACAACCTCCTTAATGACGATGAAAAAAGCAAAATAGACAATTTTAAAAAGGTAAAATTCGGGATTCTCGGCATAGGATGGGATGGAATGCGCTTTATATCTTATGGTCAGAAGATTGGAGATATTGTAGGTAGGAAAGAAGTTATTGAAAATATCAAGCATGAAATAAAAAAGATTGTTGAAGATAAGTATCCAATTGGTAACGAGATTTATGCGGATGATAACGGGATATATTTCATCGTGCCGGTTAACCTTAAAAACAATCTCAATAGTATTTGGAACGAGATTGAGAAAGATATATACAAAGCTACTGCTGAGAATTCAGAGGGTGAGATCCAACCATACCTGGTATATATTGACCGTTTAAAAGGAAAAGAAAAGACCGAAACTGAATTATCAGAAAACAAGTCTGTATATATGAATACCTTAACACAGTTATGCAGGGTTATAAAGGAGATGATTGAGAAGATATCCCATCGTTATGATAGCAATGCTGAAGGATTTAAGGAAAGTAAGGATTTTTTGAAATATGCGAACGGCAAAACCATCTGCCCCATTTGCCGTCAAAGGCCAGTTGATGATGAGGCAAAGAAAGGTGCGGCAAAGAAAACTAAAGTAAAGAAAAAGTTGTGTAAAATCTGTATCAAGAGAAGAAATAACAAAGGAAGGAAGATAGCTGGAGAGACCATTTTTATTGACGAAATTGTTGATGAAAACAGACGGGCCGCCCTGATAGTGGCGAGATTTGTCCTGGATGATTGGCTCAGCGGTAACATGGTCAGGAGCCTGTTTATAACTGAGGCCAATGGCTTATGTAAGGAAGTCAGTAATCTTGGAAACGTGAAGCAATTTGAGAATGATGAAAATAAAATTAAAAAATTCCTTGAAGAGAAGAAACTATTAAAATTCAACTATGAGAGGATCAGGGCTGATATTGACTCCTTATTTGAAGAAAAAGACAAGGAAAGGGCAGAACACACCGTATTTTTGTATGATCAAAGGGCAAAAAAAGGCTCTCTTTTTAGAAATATACACGAGACAAAGGAAAACTGGAGAAGCCTCCTTGAACAGGCAAAAAATGAAAATGATGCTATTGATATTTATAACCTGCTCAATGCCAAGACTCCAACACCTTCAACAATTTTTGATGTCTGGGAAACTACGTTAGAGTTTGTCCAGGATATACCGAAAGATATCTTACGATCTCTGCTGCCCGAAAATAAAAGACTCGAACTCACTGTTGAACTAAAAGAAGGGGAAAATATTGATAGCTGGGACAAAGGAACAGTTGAAGCAGAGGTAGTATCAACAAAAGAAATTATCGAAATTTTGTATAAAGGACAAGATACTTTCGAGGTTGTTGGAGAAATGTATTTACATGAATTCTCAGAAAATAAATGGTCCAATAAGCAGAAACCAATTTGCATTAAGATTATTGATAAAGAAAGTGATTCCTTTGGGAATCTATACGAAATAAAATATTGTAATGCAGGAGATACAACCGTTCCGTATCGTACGATAACTGAGTCTCCCAACCTCTTCATGGCTATTGTCCCTGCGAAAAGAGCTATTGAGATCTCAGACCTGATTTACCAAAAATACAGAGAACACTTCGGAAAGGTAATGGGAAGACTTCCCTTTAGTATAGGAAATATTTTCTTTGGAAGCAAAATGCCTATGTTTGTTGTACTTGATGCAGGGAAACGGATGATTGCTAATTTCGATAATCTTGCGGATGACAAAAATAAGAAGGCATTTTATGTTAACCAAACACCAGAATATACTGAATCTAATATTAGTTTTGATTTGACATCCTCTCTTGGAAAATTTTGTAAAACTTTAACATGGCAATTGCCTTATAAACTTGGCAATTGTGATAAAGACTACCATCATCCGTATTTTATCGTTGGTTCCGGCGGCAAAGACTTGTCCACAGAACGCTTTACGTTCTTTAAAACCATTGCGGGAGATGTTATTCACTTCACAGAAATAAAAGAAGGGGACAAACTCTGTGTGCATCCCAATTATTATGATTTTGAGTTTCTCGACTCAAACACGCGAAGACATGATATTCATCTAAAAGATGGCAGACGAAAATCAAACGTCGCAGCTTTCAAGTCGAAACCGTTCCTTCTTGATGAATTGAATCAGAAGATAATGCGCTTATGGAAAGAATTTATGCAGGGCAAACAGCTTAAGGGGATTACGGACACAAAGCTCAGAAACCTGCAATCCCTCTGGTTAACAAAATATCAGGAATGGAATGTGGATATCGGAAATAAACGGTATGAACAATGGGTAAACCTTGTTACATCATCCATTCAAAAGGAATTTAATGAACTTGATAATGAACAGTACAACTTACTTCGGGAAACCATTGGTAATGGCTTATTCTTCGATATGCTTGAGCTTTATCTCGGCATATTAAAAGAAAGAATCCAAACGAAATAA